TCGATAATGGACTGAAAGGTGCGCGGCTGGCCCTTGGCCAGGGAGTCCTGGGTCTCGGTGATGAATTTCGCCAGCAGACCATGGCCGTCGCTGAGGATCTTGCGCTCCAGCATCTGTTCCTGGTGATAGAGCACGGCGGCCACGGCGAATATCACCACCAGGGCGATGCTCAGACCCAGATAGAGCATGGCGCGAAAGACCAGGGAGTGACTGAAGTGCAGCTGATTGTCACGCGCGTCCATCAGAAGGGCCTCCGTTTGCGGGCAAAGCGCTTGTCATCGAAGCTGTGCAGCATGACCTTGCGCGGGAAGTGCTCATCGGCGCAGCCGATGCAGGGATGGCCGGCGCGGATGCAGGTGTTGGTGTTGCCGTTGTGGCCGTTGATCATGCAGTCGCTGTGGGTCACCGGGCCTTGGCAGCCGAGCTTGAGCAGACAGCCGGGGTCGCCGATCTTTTTCGCGAAGTACTTCTCCTGAAAATCGGCGTAATAGACGCAGCGATCATGGATACTGTGCTCAAAGAAGCGCAGCGGCCGTTGCGAGGCGTCCATCTCCGGCATGCGCCCAACGCGGATGTAGTGCAGCAGGGTATAGACCAGGTGCTCGGGCTTCATCGGGCAGCCCGGCAGGTTGACCAGGGGTTTTTCCAGGCCCTCGCGCCGCAGGAACTCGGCCAGGGTGTGGGAGCCGGTGATCATGCCCTCCATCTTGGGGATACCGCCGAGGGCGGCGCAGGTACCGGCCGCCACCACGGCGCTGGCCTTGGCCGCCAGGGGTTTCATCCAATCGACAAAGGGCCGCCCGCCCATGATGCAGGCATGGGGCATGCCTACCGGGATGCCACCCTCCAGCACCAGCAGGTAGGGCATGTCCGAGGCGTGCAGCCGATCCAGCAGGCCGGTCACCTGATCCCCCGTGGCCAGGGAGATGTCCGGGTGGAAGATCATGTTGGTGAAGCGGGTCAGTATGTCCGGCACCGAGACATATTCGATATCCAGAAAGCTGCACGAGCAGCCGCTGCAGGAGGTGCCGTGCAGCCAGACCACATTGAGCCGGTCATCCGGGCTTGCCGCATCGGCCGCCAGCAGGTCTTCAAAACTGAGAAAAGAGGACGCGCCTACGGTGACCAGGGCCGCGTAGATGCGCTTGAGGAAATCACGCCGGGATAGGGGTTGATCGAACACGCTTCTGCCTCCTAATGCACAGAACAGGCCATGCAGGGGTCGCTGGAGCGCACGATGCGGGCCAGCTCCATGGGGTTTTCCGGGTCGGCGATACGGGTGCCGATGAGCATCTGCTCCACCGCGCCGGGGCGGCCGGCGGCATCCCGCGGCGAGAGGTTCCAGGTGGTGGGCACCACCATCTCGTAGCGCCGGATCAGGCCCTTGTCGTCGGTCTCGATCCAGTGCCCCAGGGCACCCCGGGTGGCCTCGGTCAGGCCCACGCCGCTGGCGTTCTTGGGGATGTCGCGTTCGACGAAGGCCAGTTCATCGGCCTTGACCCGCTGGATATCGCGGCGCAGGGTGTCCAGGGTCAGCTTGGCCAGGATCCAGCGGCTGGTGTGGCGACCCAGCACCGAGACCAATTGCTCCAGGCCGATGCCGATCTCCCGGCAGGTGCTGTCCACCAGGGCATTGAGGCTGGGATTGACCCCGGCGCGATAGGTGTTGATCACCCGCGCGGCCGGGCCAACCTCCATCACCTCGCCGCCGTAACGGGGTGCCCGCGACCAGCTGTATTTGCCATCGGGCTTGGCGTGCTCGCGCTTGTAACCGGCCTCGCTGATCGGGGTCAGGGCGGCACGGCTGCCCGGCGCGCGCCCGGCATCGGGCTTATCGGTGTAAATAGGAGAAGCGGTGGTCCTCGGTGATGCGGCCGATATCCAATGGCTCATATTGGCCGGCGATGCTGGCACCGCCGGCGATCATGAAGTTCTCGCCGCTGTCTTCCGGCAGATAGGGGAAGGAGAGCAGATTGCCGTAGCCCTTGCCCTCGTGGAAATAGCCAGGGAACTCGGCCGCCACGCCGAGCAGATCGCGGCGGAAGTTTTCCTCGATGAAGGGGGCGATGCGCTCCAGCAGCTGCTCGTAGCGCATGATCATGTCCACCTTGGGCCGGGTGGTAACGCCACCGGCCTCGATGGTGGTGGGATGGGGTGCCTTGGCACCGAACAGGGCCACCATCTTGTGCAGATCGGCCATCACCGGCAGGGCATCGACGTAGCTCTTGATGGCCGAGATATTGACCTCCGGATTTTCCACATAGACCGCCTGATAGCGCGGCAGGAAGGGCGCGGCGGGAAACACCTTGCCACTGGCCAGCTCCTTGCGTACCCAATCACGCAGCCCGGACAGGG
This is a stretch of genomic DNA from gamma proteobacterium SS-5. It encodes these proteins:
- a CDS encoding hydrogenase small subunit translates to MFDQPLSRRDFLKRIYAALVTVGASSFLSFEDLLAADAASPDDRLNVVWLHGTSCSGCSCSFLDIEYVSVPDILTRFTNMIFHPDISLATGDQVTGLLDRLHASDMPYLLVLEGGIPVGMPHACIMGGRPFVDWMKPLAAKASAVVAAGTCAALGGIPKMEGMITGSHTLAEFLRREGLEKPLVNLPGCPMKPEHLVYTLLHYIRVGRMPEMDASQRPLRFFEHSIHDRCVYYADFQEKYFAKKIGDPGCLLKLGCQGPVTHSDCMINGHNGNTNTCIRAGHPCIGCADEHFPRKVMLHSFDDKRFARKRRPF